The genomic window GATGCACGTCGAGGAGCCCGACGCACTGCTGGCCGGGCTGGCTCGGATGCTGGCGCCCGGGGGGCTGTTGTCCCTGCTCGTACGGAACGCCGACGCGCTCGCCATGCGGCCGGGGCTGGCCGGGGACTGGGCGGGGGCGCTGGCCGCCTTCGACACCACCGCGTACCGGAATCGGCTGGGGCTCGATGTGCGGGCGGATCGGCTGGGGGCGCTCACGGACACCCTGGCGGGGATCGGGGCGCCGTTGCACGCGTGGTACGGGGTGCGGGTGTTCACGGATCTGGCCGCGGATGACGCTGGGGTGCCTGCCGGGCAGGAGGACCTGGAGGTGCTCCTCGCGGCGGAGGAGCGGGCCGGGCGGACGGATCCTTATCGGCAGGTCGCGGCGTTGCTGCACCTGTGCGGCGTGCGGGGCTGAGTTTTCCCGCCCCCGCCGCCCCTACCCATTCCCATCCCCAGGGGCGCTGCCCCTTCGACCCCGAGGTGGTCGGGTGGGTTGTTTGTTCGGGTGCGGGTGGGTGGGGGCTGGTCGCGCAGTTCCCCGCGCCCCTAAAAGCAAAAGGCACGGGGCGCAGCCCCTGCTTTTTGAGGGGCGCGGGGAACTGCGCGAGCAACCACACACCACCCGCACCCGCCAACGCACCCCACCCCCGAGCTCTCGCGCGGGTTCGGGGCGGAGCCCCGTGCTGGAATCCCGCCCCCCGCGGAGCGGCTACGCGTCCTGCGCGTGCAGGCTCATCGGGCCGTAGATCTCCGTGGTGTCCTCGAAGAGCCTCACCTGGTCGGCGCCGCCTTCCAGGAGCGCCTTCCAGTGTTCTCCGATCCACGACTCGGCGTCCCCCTGGGTCGTGAACTCCTCGGGCTGGACCGCGGGCTGGACCTCCGCCCCGTCGGCCTTCTCGAACCGCCACG from Streptomyces sp. DSM 40750 includes these protein-coding regions:
- a CDS encoding class I SAM-dependent methyltransferase, whose amino-acid sequence is MGQGTQALRLARAGHAVTGIEREARLIAVAREALAAEPEGIRGRVRIVEGDGHDTGVHFLPGSFDVVLCHGVLMHVEEPDALLAGLARMLAPGGLLSLLVRNADALAMRPGLAGDWAGALAAFDTTAYRNRLGLDVRADRLGALTDTLAGIGAPLHAWYGVRVFTDLAADDAGVPAGQEDLEVLLAAEERAGRTDPYRQVAALLHLCGVRG